One segment of Desulfovibrio inopinatus DSM 10711 DNA contains the following:
- a CDS encoding methyl-accepting chemotaxis protein, giving the protein MKISLKAKMIAFCLMIGIVPIVIMGLYSVRQASMSLSHQAFGQLESLRDAKKAAMEQLFEKWSQEVRIFASVKEVFNAVGLLRDYTYGTVEAGERMDINDPDYVSLFPYVEGAFEPFVSVLGYEDALLVDDYGRVLYSVNKGLDMGEDLDKGKLKDTNLAEAWREGLKGQVTFVDYQAYPPLDGRPAAFVAAPVYNHTNDVEGVAILRIPRGDISTIMKLRSGMGETGESFLVGPDGKMRSDSFRAPDTHSVQASFAHPETGKIATDPFQKAIAGKSGTELATDFRNVEVLTAFAPLPVGNENWALLVEMDRDEAFAAVSRLTQVALILGLVTAVLVVLASMWFLKRELTQPFSSLQVFLEEITRGNFAAELHGRFKAELGQLRRGLLQMVGELKNKLGFSEGILRAMTTPCLVADPENRLSFVNQPLLDLLELDGEYDHYLGMDVAEFFYGEKGGQGITRNCFKERRTFRDIEIQGQGRRGTEYFIRLDAAPLYDLDSNPIGAFALFTDLTAIKRQEAEIRCQNDKMKTVAEEADQISRHVFSSAEELSRKVDMVQSGARLQTERIIETSMSMDEMSNSLISIAQSASTTAENAGAAMEKAHEGSRVVEQSIQALEKVFTLSSDLKTNIHMLGDNARAIGDIINVINEIADQTNLLALNAAIEAARAGEAGRGFAVVADEVRKLAEKTVGATQQVSDSIGNIQKMAYLNVANTETAFQAIQDANELVVKSGETLKLIVSFSQEAAEEVQQIAASTEEQTATHELISAAVAEVKQVAEDTVEGMETSSLAIGDLTQQAEELKNLIMGMHHDECQAPDFLREYRSPMQALST; this is encoded by the coding sequence ATGAAGATTTCATTGAAAGCGAAGATGATAGCGTTTTGTCTGATGATCGGCATTGTTCCCATTGTTATTATGGGACTTTACAGTGTGAGGCAGGCATCGATGAGCTTGTCTCACCAAGCATTTGGCCAACTTGAGTCATTACGTGATGCTAAAAAAGCTGCGATGGAGCAGCTTTTTGAAAAATGGTCGCAGGAAGTACGAATTTTTGCCAGCGTTAAAGAAGTGTTCAATGCGGTCGGCCTGTTACGCGACTATACTTACGGTACGGTCGAGGCCGGAGAACGCATGGACATCAATGACCCTGACTATGTGAGTCTTTTTCCTTATGTCGAGGGAGCCTTTGAGCCGTTTGTCTCGGTCCTGGGGTATGAAGACGCCTTGTTGGTCGATGACTACGGACGCGTTTTGTATTCCGTCAATAAGGGCCTGGATATGGGTGAAGATTTGGACAAAGGAAAGCTCAAGGATACAAACTTGGCGGAGGCTTGGCGGGAAGGATTGAAGGGCCAAGTCACCTTTGTCGATTACCAAGCATATCCCCCTTTAGATGGACGACCGGCTGCGTTTGTTGCTGCTCCGGTTTATAATCATACGAATGACGTTGAAGGCGTCGCGATTTTACGTATCCCACGAGGGGATATTTCCACGATTATGAAATTGCGTTCTGGGATGGGAGAAACTGGAGAGAGTTTTCTTGTTGGTCCGGACGGGAAGATGCGTTCAGATTCGTTCCGCGCTCCGGATACGCATTCCGTTCAGGCTTCATTTGCCCATCCTGAAACCGGGAAAATAGCGACGGATCCATTTCAGAAGGCGATTGCTGGTAAATCTGGCACTGAATTGGCGACGGATTTTCGCAATGTCGAGGTATTGACCGCATTCGCACCCCTTCCCGTTGGCAATGAGAATTGGGCTCTTTTGGTCGAGATGGATCGCGACGAAGCGTTTGCAGCGGTGAGTCGACTGACTCAGGTCGCGCTTATCCTTGGTCTTGTAACGGCTGTTCTTGTCGTACTTGCATCCATGTGGTTTCTCAAACGGGAATTGACACAGCCGTTTTCCTCTTTGCAAGTATTTCTGGAAGAAATCACCCGAGGAAATTTTGCTGCCGAATTGCATGGTCGATTCAAGGCGGAATTGGGGCAACTCCGGCGTGGGTTGTTGCAAATGGTCGGAGAGTTAAAAAACAAGCTTGGGTTTTCCGAAGGGATTTTACGTGCGATGACAACCCCGTGCCTTGTTGCTGATCCTGAAAATCGATTGTCTTTTGTCAATCAACCGTTGCTTGATCTCCTGGAACTTGATGGAGAGTATGACCACTATTTGGGAATGGATGTGGCAGAATTTTTTTACGGAGAAAAGGGTGGTCAAGGCATTACGCGTAACTGTTTCAAAGAGCGACGTACATTTCGTGATATCGAAATTCAAGGTCAAGGGCGACGAGGGACGGAATATTTCATTCGACTTGATGCGGCTCCATTGTATGATCTTGATTCCAACCCTATAGGTGCTTTTGCGCTCTTTACCGATCTGACAGCAATTAAACGGCAAGAAGCAGAGATACGTTGCCAGAATGACAAAATGAAAACGGTGGCGGAGGAAGCTGATCAGATTTCTCGCCATGTATTCAGCAGTGCCGAGGAACTTTCCCGTAAAGTGGACATGGTACAGTCAGGCGCAAGACTGCAGACTGAACGAATTATTGAGACTTCGATGTCCATGGATGAGATGAGCAATTCTTTGATCAGTATTGCGCAAAGTGCCAGTACAACTGCGGAGAATGCAGGAGCGGCCATGGAAAAGGCCCATGAGGGGTCGCGAGTGGTGGAACAGTCCATTCAAGCTTTGGAGAAAGTTTTTACGTTATCATCGGACCTGAAAACGAATATCCACATGCTCGGTGATAACGCGCGTGCTATTGGTGATATTATCAATGTTATTAATGAAATCGCCGATCAGACGAATTTGTTGGCACTGAATGCAGCCATCGAAGCGGCACGAGCGGGAGAAGCCGGCCGTGGCTTTGCTGTCGTTGCCGATGAGGTTCGGAAACTTGCCGAAAAAACTGTTGGTGCCACACAACAAGTTTCGGACAGTATCGGGAATATACAAAAAATGGCGTATCTGAATGTCGCAAATACGGAGACCGCCTTTCAGGCTATTCAAGACGCGAATGAGCTTGTGGTCAAATCCGGTGAGACATTGAAACTCATCGTATCGTTTTCGCAAGAAGCCGCAGAAGAGGTACAGCAGATTGCTGCTTCAACGGAAGAACAGACCGCAACCCATGAATTGATCAGCGCGGCAGTGGCTGAAGTTAAACAGGTTGCAGAAGATACAGTCGAAGGCATGGAGACGTCTTCTTTGGCCATTGGCGATCTCACCCAACAGGCCGAAGAACTGAAAAATCTTATTATGGGTATGCATCATGACGAATGCCAGGCTCCTGATTTTCTGAGAGAATACCGATCTCCGATGCAGGCATTATCAACCTGA
- a CDS encoding HprK-related kinase B — translation MNRPHSYHEVAAPYLDLHQTPHHLLLQFDDLRIDLKTNSLKLVDDLREYYHEFLAEGEEASVVVTAIEMPNLDLNLPFVTKERDPGKTSLKEQYVDFPDGRIVRKIKTGMIFMFGDGDHYAFGSCIENQAQIINFLNNRFIEIVIKRGSLLFHAAGVAVDGLGLSLAGFSGAGKSTLALHIMRRGTDFISNDRLMVRRRESGLEMIGVPKMPRVNPGTVVNNPSLSSVMSKEEFDRFSRMPTSELWDLEHKYDAMVDTCFGPNKFKLRAQMAGLILLHWKRTDDPVVATRVNLKERRDLMPAFMKDVGLFFEMDDPAETLDFSEQAYLALLDDCPVLELTGGIDFDAATEICLAFLQEQLEKAR, via the coding sequence ATGAATCGTCCTCATTCGTATCATGAAGTTGCCGCTCCGTATCTTGATCTTCACCAGACGCCGCATCATCTCCTATTGCAGTTTGATGATCTTCGTATTGATCTCAAGACCAATTCGCTCAAGCTCGTCGACGATTTAAGAGAGTACTACCATGAGTTTCTGGCCGAAGGAGAAGAAGCCTCCGTTGTGGTGACGGCGATTGAAATGCCGAATCTGGATTTGAATCTTCCGTTTGTGACAAAAGAGCGAGACCCTGGAAAAACATCACTCAAAGAACAATATGTTGATTTTCCCGATGGCCGTATCGTGCGGAAGATCAAAACCGGAATGATCTTTATGTTCGGCGATGGTGATCACTATGCCTTTGGTTCCTGCATTGAGAACCAGGCGCAGATTATCAATTTTCTCAATAACCGCTTTATCGAAATTGTGATTAAACGCGGCTCGTTGTTGTTCCATGCTGCAGGAGTTGCTGTCGATGGGCTTGGTTTGTCGTTGGCCGGGTTCTCCGGTGCGGGCAAATCGACTCTGGCGTTGCATATTATGCGTCGCGGTACGGATTTCATCAGTAACGACCGGTTGATGGTGCGTCGCAGGGAGAGTGGATTGGAGATGATCGGTGTCCCCAAAATGCCACGCGTTAACCCTGGCACGGTTGTCAATAACCCGAGTTTGAGTTCCGTGATGAGTAAAGAGGAATTCGACCGGTTTTCTCGGATGCCCACCAGTGAGTTGTGGGATCTTGAACACAAATATGATGCCATGGTCGATACCTGCTTTGGTCCGAATAAATTTAAATTGCGGGCTCAAATGGCAGGACTTATTCTTTTGCACTGGAAGCGAACAGATGATCCTGTTGTTGCCACTCGAGTCAATTTGAAAGAACGTCGAGACTTGATGCCGGCTTTCATGAAAGATGTTGGTTTATTCTTTGAGATGGATGATCCGGCAGAAACACTTGATTTTTCGGAGCAAGCGTACTTGGCGTTACTGGATGATTGTCCTGTGCTTGAACTAACTGGCGGTATCGATTTCGACGCTGCAACAGAAATTTGCCTTGCTTTCTTACAAGAGCAACTCGAAAAAGCAAGATAG
- a CDS encoding GAK system ATP-grasp enzyme, with protein MKKVGVVGIPGGWSTERLLDAVEAKTGFRCLIDMADVRLDLDTNKAFCKDVELTALDAIIVKKIAPTYSPDALDRMEILRFLYDLGLPVFSNPHSMFRLIDRLSCTAALRSAGIPMPATVITESIQEAAATVERFGKAIFKPLYSSKARGMMVIEPGSEMVEAIEDFKNNGNRVMYIQQMVSHAGKLIDLGVSYMGGEYLGTYARQGSGDSWDTTTRTGGKYVSYKPSDEILALADKAQSLFDMAFTCVDVVETSQGAQVFEVSAFGGFRGLLESDNIDVASMYVDHVLEKIA; from the coding sequence ATGAAAAAAGTTGGTGTTGTCGGCATCCCTGGCGGATGGTCGACGGAACGATTGCTCGATGCTGTAGAAGCCAAGACCGGCTTTCGCTGTCTCATCGATATGGCCGATGTCCGTTTGGACTTGGATACGAATAAGGCGTTTTGCAAAGATGTCGAATTGACTGCTCTTGATGCCATTATCGTCAAAAAGATCGCCCCGACATATTCCCCCGATGCCTTGGACAGAATGGAGATCTTGCGGTTTTTATATGATCTTGGCCTTCCGGTTTTCTCCAATCCGCACAGCATGTTTCGGTTAATTGATCGCTTGAGCTGCACCGCTGCGTTGCGTTCCGCCGGAATTCCCATGCCTGCTACGGTCATCACGGAGAGTATTCAAGAAGCGGCGGCCACGGTAGAACGCTTTGGAAAAGCCATCTTTAAACCCTTGTATAGCTCCAAGGCGCGCGGAATGATGGTTATCGAGCCTGGGTCGGAGATGGTCGAGGCTATTGAGGACTTCAAAAATAATGGCAACCGGGTGATGTACATCCAGCAAATGGTCTCCCATGCGGGCAAGCTTATCGATTTAGGGGTCTCGTATATGGGGGGGGAATATCTCGGCACGTATGCGCGGCAGGGAAGTGGCGATAGCTGGGATACGACGACACGCACTGGTGGAAAATACGTCAGCTATAAGCCGTCCGATGAGATCCTTGCGCTGGCCGACAAAGCCCAGAGTCTCTTCGATATGGCATTTACTTGCGTTGACGTTGTTGAAACGTCTCAAGGCGCGCAAGTTTTTGAAGTCTCGGCTTTTGGTGGCTTTCGTGGACTCCTTGAATCCGATAATATTGACGTGGCGTCCATGTATGTCGACCACGTGCTGGAGAAAATTGCATGA
- a CDS encoding PhoU domain-containing protein, with the protein MNIIVDNFKFMLMEVGRQLESLRRVMKSPDEKAILRMDTRDDYIDNLKSVLQNNCYAKIHGDASLGSMKVSFLRGINTITTNLERIGDHCVNISRQLLHYEDTTFLQHYDYEICLDVVASALERVDSAVFKRDMNKAFEICRTEMELDSIYKVNFDRIRRELRSGDHTGDFLTTLFIFRYFERIGDTLLNIGEAVIFTITGDRFKIHQIDGLRDVLAQTGKDVPLTDVEFKSIWGSRSGCRIGKVEDASDGNGAVTDVIFKDGEREKLVEERDTIARWQEIAPGLAPRVIALREHDESTSMLVEFLKGETFQDIVLGATAEHLAKAMATLKVTVEHLWDITRKDKPVDAHVLGQLQARLGGVFRTHPHYNYPQYCIGGYVEPSLASIVEAAKEKSHGLVAPFSVFIHGDFNSNNIIYNDTEDRIHYIDLHRSADNDYVQDVSVFMVSNFRLPLFRQNQRSRLRAAALEMYNFGHQYAQKHGDTTYEARMCLGLARSLMTSTRFELNSKFAKHMFMRGVFYLKTFLAHQGDFDAFNLPLEGILD; encoded by the coding sequence ATGAATATTATTGTCGACAATTTCAAGTTCATGTTGATGGAGGTCGGTCGGCAGCTCGAAAGTCTGCGCCGTGTCATGAAGAGTCCGGACGAGAAAGCAATTCTTCGTATGGACACGCGTGACGATTATATCGACAACCTCAAGAGTGTTCTCCAAAACAATTGCTATGCTAAGATTCACGGTGACGCGTCTCTTGGCTCAATGAAAGTGAGTTTCCTTCGAGGTATCAACACGATCACGACGAATCTTGAGCGTATTGGAGACCACTGCGTCAATATATCAAGACAGTTACTCCATTATGAAGACACGACATTCTTGCAGCATTACGATTACGAAATATGTCTTGATGTTGTTGCTTCCGCACTGGAGCGCGTTGATTCGGCCGTATTCAAACGTGATATGAACAAGGCCTTTGAAATATGCCGGACAGAAATGGAGCTCGATAGTATTTATAAAGTCAACTTTGACAGAATACGTCGAGAGCTACGTTCCGGTGACCATACCGGTGATTTTCTGACAACGCTTTTTATTTTTCGGTACTTCGAGCGTATCGGAGACACCTTGCTCAATATCGGAGAAGCCGTGATCTTTACGATCACAGGAGACCGATTCAAGATTCATCAAATTGATGGTCTCCGTGATGTATTGGCGCAGACCGGAAAAGACGTTCCCTTGACCGATGTAGAATTTAAGTCCATTTGGGGAAGCCGATCCGGGTGTCGTATCGGCAAAGTTGAAGATGCTTCCGACGGCAATGGTGCGGTGACGGATGTCATTTTCAAGGACGGGGAGCGTGAGAAACTTGTCGAGGAGCGCGACACAATCGCCCGTTGGCAAGAGATTGCTCCGGGGTTGGCTCCACGAGTGATTGCCCTCCGGGAACATGACGAATCAACGTCGATGTTGGTCGAATTTTTAAAAGGCGAGACCTTCCAAGACATTGTGCTTGGAGCAACCGCAGAGCATTTAGCCAAAGCCATGGCCACGCTGAAAGTGACGGTTGAACACTTGTGGGACATTACGCGCAAGGATAAACCCGTCGATGCTCATGTTCTTGGTCAATTACAAGCTCGATTGGGTGGAGTGTTTCGTACACATCCTCATTACAACTATCCCCAATATTGCATCGGAGGCTATGTTGAACCTTCGCTTGCGTCGATTGTAGAAGCTGCAAAAGAAAAGAGTCATGGCCTTGTAGCTCCATTCTCAGTGTTTATTCATGGGGATTTCAACAGTAACAACATCATTTATAACGACACGGAAGATCGTATTCATTATATCGACCTGCATCGATCTGCAGATAACGATTATGTACAAGATGTTTCCGTGTTTATGGTCTCCAACTTCCGCCTGCCGCTGTTCCGGCAGAATCAACGTTCTCGCTTGCGAGCTGCTGCTCTGGAAATGTATAATTTTGGCCATCAGTATGCCCAAAAACATGGAGATACAACCTACGAAGCCAGGATGTGCCTGGGGCTTGCTCGGTCGCTCATGACGTCGACGCGTTTTGAGCTTAATTCCAAATTTGCCAAGCATATGTTTATGCGCGGAGTGTTCTATCTCAAGACATTTTTGGCGCATCAGGGCGATTTCGACGCATTTAACTTGCCGCTTGAAGGAATTCTTGACTGA
- a CDS encoding amphi-Trp domain-containing protein, with the protein MQSDKLFQFESIQELDAFIDYLDAIRDGFAKGKLTLRHGEDEIVFEPRGLVTFALEGKTKGVDRKLKIKLRWKEKPGVEDAGKEPLFIES; encoded by the coding sequence ATGCAATCGGATAAGTTGTTTCAATTTGAATCTATTCAGGAGCTCGATGCTTTCATCGACTATCTCGACGCCATTCGTGATGGGTTTGCAAAAGGGAAACTGACCTTGCGGCATGGTGAAGATGAAATCGTCTTCGAGCCGCGTGGTCTGGTGACGTTTGCACTTGAGGGAAAAACCAAGGGTGTAGACCGTAAACTCAAAATCAAACTGCGTTGGAAGGAAAAGCCGGGAGTGGAAGACGCCGGAAAGGAACCACTTTTTATTGAGTCCTGA
- the pta gene encoding phosphate acetyltransferase: protein MSKSLFIMSTEERAGRSVIELGILQMLKTRVKKIAFFKPVAHSQDNEVDHTVELAIKYFDLDMALEDAWVFTQEEARSMLSQGLQSQFIEAVLTRYKDLEERYDFIVCEGADVQPSDASFVFELNVMIAAALGAPVVFVASGRNKTAAQTVDSVGVALDAMFEEKLHMLAIMVNRVNEDDVVDVRPYVAAKARAYKGSTSIFVLPEDDGLDRPSMNDVKAWVHAEVLEGASLLGNRVRAYIVAAMRVANFLNYLEKDCLVVVPADRSDIILGCYAARFSPKFPNIAGVLLTGDMPVAENIAEIISAWEDASFPILKASGDTFTTARRLLDMRGKIHFDDQQKIARALGVFDGAVNVPVFLRSIDAAKSESITPEMFQYGLFLRARKQRRHIVLPEGDSERILKAADMLVRRDIVDLTLLGNPDEIAKTMSRLNIKLEIPIIDPGSSEHFEEFVDKFVEIRKGKNVTQQIAHDLILDPTYFGTMMVQSGLCDGMVSGSTTTTQHTIRPAFQIIKNRPDVLLVSSVFFMCLKDKVLVYGDCAVNPDPNPEELAQIALSSAETAYKFGIEPRVALLSYSTGSSGKGAHVDKVVEAVKIAQARAPELLLEGPIQYDAAIDPAVAATKLPGSKVAGRATVFIFPDLDTGNNTYKAVQRSAGAIAMGPVLQGLNKPVNDLSRGCTVEDIVYTVAITAIQAQD from the coding sequence ATGTCGAAGAGCCTTTTTATCATGTCCACGGAGGAGCGTGCCGGACGGAGCGTCATTGAGCTCGGCATTTTGCAAATGCTCAAGACCCGTGTGAAGAAAATCGCGTTTTTCAAGCCTGTGGCCCATAGCCAAGACAACGAGGTCGATCACACCGTAGAATTGGCCATAAAATATTTTGACCTCGACATGGCGCTCGAAGATGCGTGGGTTTTTACGCAAGAAGAAGCGCGATCCATGTTGAGCCAAGGTTTGCAGAGCCAGTTTATCGAAGCCGTCTTGACGCGATACAAAGATTTAGAAGAACGCTATGATTTCATTGTATGCGAAGGTGCAGACGTTCAGCCTTCTGATGCAAGTTTCGTCTTTGAGCTTAATGTCATGATCGCTGCCGCATTGGGAGCCCCGGTGGTATTCGTCGCTAGCGGTCGAAATAAAACCGCGGCACAAACGGTCGACTCCGTTGGAGTAGCCCTCGATGCCATGTTTGAAGAAAAACTTCATATGCTTGCAATCATGGTGAACAGGGTGAACGAAGACGACGTGGTTGACGTGCGTCCTTATGTTGCTGCCAAGGCCAGAGCGTATAAGGGTTCCACATCTATTTTTGTTTTACCTGAAGATGATGGACTTGATCGACCGTCCATGAACGATGTGAAAGCTTGGGTCCATGCAGAGGTACTTGAAGGGGCTTCTCTTTTAGGCAATCGAGTACGCGCGTATATCGTCGCTGCGATGCGTGTGGCCAACTTTTTGAATTATCTTGAGAAAGATTGTCTTGTCGTGGTGCCGGCAGACCGTTCCGATATTATTCTTGGTTGTTATGCCGCTCGATTTTCCCCCAAATTTCCCAATATCGCCGGGGTGTTGTTAACAGGCGATATGCCCGTTGCAGAAAATATTGCTGAAATCATTAGTGCTTGGGAAGATGCGTCTTTTCCTATTCTCAAAGCATCTGGAGACACCTTTACCACTGCGCGACGCTTGCTCGATATGCGTGGAAAAATTCACTTTGATGATCAGCAAAAAATTGCCAGGGCATTGGGGGTATTCGATGGAGCCGTCAATGTTCCTGTTTTTCTGAGAAGCATTGATGCAGCTAAAAGTGAAAGCATTACACCGGAAATGTTCCAATACGGGTTGTTTTTGCGTGCGAGAAAACAACGTCGTCATATTGTGTTGCCTGAAGGCGACAGCGAACGCATTTTGAAAGCAGCCGACATGCTTGTTCGACGCGACATTGTCGACTTAACGCTTCTTGGCAATCCCGACGAGATTGCTAAGACGATGTCGCGCCTCAATATCAAGCTCGAAATCCCGATCATTGATCCCGGCTCTTCTGAACATTTTGAAGAGTTCGTCGATAAATTTGTGGAGATACGGAAGGGCAAAAATGTGACGCAACAAATTGCCCATGACCTTATCCTTGATCCAACGTACTTTGGAACCATGATGGTACAGAGTGGATTGTGCGATGGCATGGTTTCCGGTTCGACGACCACGACGCAGCACACCATTCGGCCAGCGTTTCAAATTATCAAGAACCGACCTGACGTGTTGCTTGTTTCGAGTGTGTTTTTTATGTGCCTGAAAGATAAGGTGCTTGTGTACGGTGACTGTGCGGTCAACCCTGATCCCAATCCGGAAGAGCTTGCCCAAATTGCACTGAGTTCCGCTGAAACTGCGTATAAATTTGGCATTGAACCTCGCGTTGCTTTGTTATCGTATTCAACGGGCTCTTCAGGGAAGGGGGCGCATGTCGATAAAGTTGTGGAGGCAGTAAAAATTGCTCAAGCTCGTGCGCCGGAACTGCTTCTTGAAGGACCGATACAGTACGATGCCGCAATTGATCCTGCTGTCGCGGCAACAAAATTACCCGGCAGCAAAGTGGCGGGACGGGCAACAGTATTTATTTTTCCGGATCTTGATACAGGAAATAACACGTATAAAGCCGTTCAACGCTCAGCCGGAGCCATTGCCATGGGACCGGTGTTGCAGGGGTTGAATAAACCGGTCAATGACCTCAGTCGTGGCTGTACGGTTGAGGATATTGTCTATACTGTCGCTATCACAGCCATTCAAGCTCAGGATTAA
- a CDS encoding potassium/proton antiporter — translation MEIELAEAALRGFRPEYILLAISLLFLISILAGRLAGVVGAPLLLAFLGIGMLAGSEGLGGIYFDDPWIAQFLGVSALVVIIFSGGLENSWSRVRPVLWQGAVLATLGVAITAGVVGAATCYILGASVKLGMLLGAIVSSTDAAAVFSVLGSGTTTLKPRLGSLLEFESGSNDPMAVFLTMGLLASLQSPDATASEFLIFFAEQMSYGLIFGMAAGRGMAYVFERLQLNSPGLYPVLALSMALFTFGVTASINGSGFLAVYIAGITLGGRPFKYKKSVLRFHESLAWLMQIIMFLILGLLVFPKELVTVIWPGLALSAILIFVARPLSVFLTCWPFTRNIREMGFLSWVGLRGAVPIILATFPLLAEIPQAQRIFNIVFFIVLTSALLQGSTIPLATRFFRTGESHDIPEEQDKIGSTPQSKQVAS, via the coding sequence ATGGAAATCGAGTTGGCCGAGGCTGCACTACGTGGTTTTCGACCTGAATATATTCTTCTGGCCATTTCTCTCCTGTTTCTTATCAGTATTTTGGCGGGACGCCTTGCCGGTGTCGTCGGTGCGCCACTGCTCCTTGCATTTCTGGGAATCGGTATGCTGGCCGGTTCTGAAGGGTTGGGAGGCATCTATTTCGACGATCCGTGGATCGCGCAATTTCTCGGCGTCAGTGCACTCGTCGTCATCATTTTTTCCGGTGGACTCGAAAACTCATGGTCTCGTGTTCGGCCCGTGCTCTGGCAGGGAGCCGTCCTTGCCACCCTGGGTGTGGCCATCACTGCGGGGGTTGTCGGTGCAGCGACGTGCTATATCCTTGGTGCTTCCGTCAAACTTGGCATGTTGCTTGGCGCCATTGTGTCATCAACAGACGCCGCCGCCGTGTTTTCCGTCCTCGGTTCCGGCACAACAACACTCAAACCTCGTCTTGGTTCACTGCTTGAATTCGAGTCTGGTAGTAATGATCCCATGGCAGTTTTTTTAACTATGGGACTCTTGGCAAGCCTTCAATCTCCCGATGCCACTGCGTCTGAATTCTTGATATTCTTTGCCGAACAAATGAGCTATGGCCTTATCTTTGGCATGGCTGCTGGTCGTGGTATGGCCTACGTGTTCGAACGGTTACAACTCAATTCTCCGGGACTGTATCCTGTCCTGGCGCTTTCTATGGCGCTGTTTACGTTCGGCGTCACCGCATCGATTAATGGGAGCGGTTTTCTTGCTGTCTATATTGCAGGGATCACACTCGGCGGCCGTCCATTCAAATACAAAAAAAGCGTCTTACGGTTTCATGAAAGTTTAGCCTGGCTCATGCAAATCATTATGTTTCTTATTCTTGGACTGCTCGTGTTCCCCAAAGAGCTTGTCACAGTAATCTGGCCAGGCTTAGCGCTCTCGGCAATTCTGATCTTTGTCGCCAGGCCGCTCAGTGTTTTTCTCACTTGTTGGCCTTTCACACGCAATATTCGAGAAATGGGATTCCTGTCTTGGGTGGGATTGCGAGGAGCCGTTCCGATCATTCTGGCGACATTTCCTTTGCTGGCTGAAATCCCTCAAGCGCAACGCATTTTCAATATCGTTTTCTTCATTGTTTTGACGTCTGCCCTGCTTCAGGGTTCGACAATCCCTCTGGCCACCCGATTTTTTCGAACAGGTGAAAGCCATGATATCCCAGAGGAACAAGACAAGATCGGTTCAACGCCTCAATCGAAACAGGTGGCGAGTTGA